A stretch of Desulfarculaceae bacterium DNA encodes these proteins:
- a CDS encoding enoyl-CoA hydratase/isomerase family protein has translation MSAAYQHLKVDRPGEGIVKVTLDRAEKYNALSLEVLEELCACLEALDLQPEVRVIIMDSAGDKAFIAGADIAQMAGMGPLDFRGYTGYLRRLAKVMTGGEKVYIAAVKGVTFGGGNILAMNCDFVFASEKSRFGQQEVDFGILGGLPRLIYLIGARRAWDMVVTGRVIDAAEAERIGLITRALPAEEVDATVMGYAQEIISRSEIAVRLSKALKKMAERVDLDAAYEYENELISLCFDSPDTKKRLAAFVK, from the coding sequence TTGTCCGCCGCATATCAGCATCTGAAAGTGGACCGGCCGGGAGAGGGGATCGTAAAGGTCACCCTGGACCGGGCCGAGAAATACAACGCCCTGAGCCTGGAGGTCCTGGAGGAGCTCTGCGCCTGCCTGGAGGCGCTCGACCTCCAGCCCGAGGTGCGGGTGATCATCATGGACAGCGCCGGGGACAAGGCCTTCATCGCCGGGGCGGACATCGCCCAGATGGCGGGCATGGGTCCCCTGGACTTCCGGGGCTACACCGGCTATCTGCGCCGCCTGGCCAAGGTGATGACCGGCGGCGAGAAGGTATACATCGCCGCAGTCAAGGGCGTGACCTTCGGCGGAGGCAACATCCTGGCCATGAACTGCGACTTCGTTTTCGCCAGCGAAAAGTCGCGCTTTGGCCAGCAGGAGGTGGACTTCGGCATCCTGGGCGGCCTGCCGCGCCTGATCTACCTCATCGGGGCGCGCCGCGCCTGGGACATGGTGGTCACCGGCCGGGTGATCGACGCGGCCGAGGCCGAGCGCATCGGGCTGATCACCCGGGCTCTGCCCGCCGAGGAGGTCGACGCCACGGTCATGGGCTACGCCCAAGAGATCATCAGCCGCTCGGAGATCGCGGTGCGCCTGAGCAAGGCCCTCAAGAAGATGGCCGAGCGGGTGGACCTGGACGCGGCCTATGAATACGAAAACGAACTCATCAGCCTTTGCTTCGACTCGCCGGACACCAAAAAGCGTCTGGCCGCTTTCGTGAAGTAG
- a CDS encoding ABC transporter ATP-binding protein — MNELEVKDINSYYGKSHILFGVSLAVAPGQVVGLIGRNGAGKSTTLKSIIGLVQPRQGSVTYRGQNICGMPSHRIAKLGVGFVPEDRRVFSDLTVLDNLEIMQKVNPKSEGGWTVEKIFDLFPKLAQLKDNRGMDLSGGEQQMVTIARTLMINPSVLLLDEPTEGLAPLIVREIKNLIQEVRKTTTILLAEQNLRFVLDLIDYGYIIDQGAVVLEGTAQELDADEHAKQKYLGV, encoded by the coding sequence ATGAACGAGCTCGAAGTCAAGGACATCAACTCCTACTACGGCAAGAGCCACATCCTCTTCGGGGTGTCGCTGGCGGTGGCGCCGGGCCAGGTGGTGGGCCTCATCGGCCGCAACGGCGCCGGCAAGTCCACCACCCTCAAGAGCATCATCGGCCTGGTGCAACCCCGCCAGGGAAGCGTCACCTACCGGGGCCAAAACATCTGCGGCATGCCCAGCCACCGCATCGCCAAATTGGGCGTGGGCTTCGTGCCCGAGGACCGCCGGGTATTTTCGGACCTGACCGTGCTGGACAACCTGGAGATCATGCAGAAGGTGAACCCCAAGTCCGAAGGCGGCTGGACCGTGGAGAAGATATTCGACCTGTTCCCCAAGCTGGCCCAGCTGAAAGACAACCGGGGCATGGACCTGAGCGGCGGGGAGCAGCAGATGGTCACCATCGCCCGCACCCTGATGATCAACCCCTCGGTGCTGCTGTTGGACGAACCCACCGAGGGCCTGGCTCCGCTCATCGTGCGCGAGATCAAGAACCTGATCCAGGAGGTGCGCAAGACCACCACCATCCTCCTGGCCGAGCAGAACCTGCGCTTCGTCCTGGACCTCATCGACTACGGCTACATCATCGACCAGGGCGCGGTGGTGCTGGAAGGCACCGCCCAGGAGCTGGACGCCGACGAACACGCCAAGCAGAAGTACCTGGGGGTCTAG
- a CDS encoding ABC transporter ATP-binding protein, whose product MEILRIDNVTMSFGKMNALHEVNCTVEPQELLAVIGPNGAGKTTFFNVITGKYKPSKGQVFFKGERIDGLSRPEIINKGIGRSFQVVNLFPDLTVAANVRIGVLAHQKQTLRLFKNVDKMPQVDQEVERILGLVHLEAEADVVATTLSHGDQKCLEMGMALTNHPALLLLDEPTAGMGPEETAQSIALIKDVWKKTGVTIVFTEHDLDMVFNISTRVLVLQTGMVIADGSVEEIRANPKVKEAYLGEEA is encoded by the coding sequence ATGGAGATACTGCGCATCGACAACGTGACCATGAGCTTCGGCAAGATGAACGCCTTGCACGAAGTCAATTGCACGGTGGAGCCCCAGGAGCTTTTGGCGGTGATAGGCCCCAACGGCGCGGGCAAGACCACCTTCTTCAACGTGATCACCGGCAAGTACAAGCCCAGCAAGGGGCAGGTGTTCTTCAAGGGCGAACGCATCGACGGGCTCTCCCGGCCGGAGATCATCAACAAGGGCATCGGCCGCTCCTTCCAGGTGGTCAACCTCTTCCCCGACCTCACCGTGGCCGCCAACGTGCGCATCGGGGTGTTGGCCCACCAGAAACAGACCCTGCGCCTGTTCAAGAATGTGGACAAGATGCCCCAGGTGGACCAGGAGGTGGAGCGCATCCTGGGCCTGGTGCACCTGGAGGCCGAGGCCGACGTGGTGGCCACCACCCTTTCCCACGGCGACCAGAAGTGCCTGGAGATGGGCATGGCCCTGACCAACCACCCGGCCTTGCTGCTTCTGGACGAGCCCACCGCAGGCATGGGGCCCGAGGAGACCGCCCAGTCCATCGCGCTGATCAAGGACGTGTGGAAGAAGACCGGCGTGACCATCGTGTTCACCGAGCATGACCTGGACATGGTTTTCAACATATCCACCCGGGTGCTGGTGTTGCAGACCGGCATGGTCATCGCCGATGGCTCGGTGGAGGAGATTCGGGCCAACCCCAAGGTCAAGGAAGCCTATCTGGGAGAAGAGGCATGA